CGCACGACGCGGTGCACACGTTCGTCATGTTGAGGTGACGGTTGACGTTGAAGTGGACCACGTCGCCGTTCTTGCGCGTGCGCACCTCGTGGGCGAGGCCGCCGAGCCAGGCCAGGTCGTCCGACTCGTAGAGGGCGATACCGTCCTCACGGCTCAGCCGCTCGCCGGCCCGGACCTTCTCCTCCAGCTCGCGCTTGAGCCCCGCATCCATGCGGTCGCCTCCCACTTGTCTTCTTCGTCGTCCTGGAGCATGCCGCCCCCTGAAGGGCCCGCGCCCCCGGACCACCCCGGAGGCCGCACCCACGTTACGCCTAGGGCTGCTCGGGCAGATGCCCGACCCGGTTCTCCCACTTCGTGGAGAGCACGATGGTCGTACGCGTGCGCGAGACGCCCTTCGTCCCGGAGAGCCGGCGGATGGTCTTCTCCAGGCCGTCCACGTCACCGGCCCTGACCTTGAGCATGTACGAGTCGTCGCCCGCGATGAACCAGCAGTCCTCGATCTCGGCCAGGTCGCGCAGTCGGCGCGCCACGTCCTCGTGGTCGGCCGCGTCGGAGAGCGAGATGCCGACGAGCGCGGTGACACCCAGGCCGAGCGAGGCGGAGTCGACGGTGGCCCGATAGCCGGTGATGACACCGGCGGCTTCCAGACGGTTGATGCGGTCGGTGACGGAGGGACCGGAGAGTCCGACGAGCCGGCCGAGCTCGGCGTACGAAGCCCTGCCGTTCTCGCGCAGAGCCTGGATGAGCTGCCTATCCACGGCGTCCATATGCCTGAGCCTTCCATTATTCAGCGATACCGCAAGTTTACGTGTAGAATCTAAGGCACACAGGGGCGACACCCTGTGAATCTTTCAAACGATCAAAAACGATCTATACAGGAGATGACACTCACCGTGTACACGATCGAGATGGCCCACGCCCACATGAGGCAGCTTCAGGAGCTGGCCAACCGCTCGCGTGCCCACCAGCCTGCTGCCGCCTACCGCATCGACCGGGGCTCTGCCCGCTCCGCCCGTCGCGCGGCCAAGAAGCGCTAGTCCTCAGCCGGCTGCTCGTTCAGTCACTACGGGACTGGGCACCTCCCAGCTCCCCTTCCCAGCGGCGGTACAGCCGGTGCGGCACCCCTGCCGCGTCCAGCACCCGCCCCGCGACGAAGTCCACCAGATCCTGGATGTGCGTCGCGCCCGCGTAGAACGCCGGAGAGGCGGGCAGCACCACTGCGCCCGCCTCGTCCAGCGCCACCAGATGCCTGAGGGTCTGCCCGTTCAGCGGAGTCTCCCGCAACGCGACCACCAGCTTGCGGCGCTCCTTCAGCATCACGCTCGCCGCACGTTGGAGCAGGTCCTTCGAGAGCCCGAGCGCCACCCCCGCGACACACGCCGTGGATGCCGGCACGATCAGCATCCCCCTGACCGGGTACGAACCCGACGACGGTCCGGCGGCGAGGTCCCCGGCCGACCAGTGGCGTACGTCCGCCAAAGCCGCATCGGCCACCGCGAACGTACCCGGCTTGCCGTCGGCCCCGCGGGACAGCCACTCGCGCAGATCGTCCCGCCAGTGCGCGTCACGGAAGGCGATCCCCGTCTCGTCCAGAAGAGTGAGCCGCGACGCGCGCGACACCACCAGATCCACGCTCTCGCCCGCGTCGAGCAGCCCGCGCAGCACGGCTGCCGCATACGGGGTGCCCGATGCCCCGGAGACCCCGACGACCCACGGGGTGCGCTGGGCGGTGCGGTTGGCGTCATTCATGGATCGAGCCTATCCGGCCATGTGATGGCGGAACCGAGTAAGGTACCCCGGACGTTTCCGGGGGAGACGCAGGGCGCGGGACCACAGGGGGCCGTCATGGCAGCAGCATCCGCGAGACCGTCGGGATCGGCCTCGGGCGGCAGACTGGCCGGGCGCGCCGCCACGGCCGCCGTGCTGATGATCGGCTGGATCGCCCTGCTGTGGGTGCTGGAGATCGTCGACTTCGCCACCGGCCATGCCCTGGACTCGTACGGGGTCACCGCGCGTGAGCCGTCCGAGCTGGCGGACATCCTGCCCGCCGCCTTCCTCCACTACGGTTTCGGCCATGTCGCCGCCAACAGCGTGCCGCTGCTGGTGCTCGGCTTCCTCGCCGCGCTGGGAGCCGGAACGGGCCGGTTCGCCGGGGTCGTCCTGACCGTCATCGCGGCCTCGGGCCTCGGGGTGTGGCTGACCTCCCCTCCCGGCTCGGTCACCCTGGGCGCGTCAGGTGTCGTCTTCGGGCTGTTCGGCTATGTGCTCGCGCGTGGCTTCGTGGACCGCAGCGTCCGCGATGTGCTGATCGGACTGCTGGTGGCCGGGCTCTACGGCTCGATCCTGTGGGGCGTGCTGCCCGTCGACGGCGGGATCAGCTGGCAGGCGCATCTGTTCGGACTGCTGGGCGGCGTCGCGGCGGCGTTCCTGTTCCGCAGGCGGCGGG
This DNA window, taken from Streptomyces sp. SCSIO 30461, encodes the following:
- a CDS encoding Lrp/AsnC family transcriptional regulator, which encodes MDAVDRQLIQALRENGRASYAELGRLVGLSGPSVTDRINRLEAAGVITGYRATVDSASLGLGVTALVGISLSDAADHEDVARRLRDLAEIEDCWFIAGDDSYMLKVRAGDVDGLEKTIRRLSGTKGVSRTRTTIVLSTKWENRVGHLPEQP
- a CDS encoding UbiX family flavin prenyltransferase: MNDANRTAQRTPWVVGVSGASGTPYAAAVLRGLLDAGESVDLVVSRASRLTLLDETGIAFRDAHWRDDLREWLSRGADGKPGTFAVADAALADVRHWSAGDLAAGPSSGSYPVRGMLIVPASTACVAGVALGLSKDLLQRAASVMLKERRKLVVALRETPLNGQTLRHLVALDEAGAVVLPASPAFYAGATHIQDLVDFVAGRVLDAAGVPHRLYRRWEGELGGAQSRSD
- a CDS encoding rhomboid family intramembrane serine protease, which translates into the protein MAAASARPSGSASGGRLAGRAATAAVLMIGWIALLWVLEIVDFATGHALDSYGVTAREPSELADILPAAFLHYGFGHVAANSVPLLVLGFLAALGAGTGRFAGVVLTVIAASGLGVWLTSPPGSVTLGASGVVFGLFGYVLARGFVDRSVRDVLIGLLVAGLYGSILWGVLPVDGGISWQAHLFGLLGGVAAAFLFRRRRVATGAAALTA